A window from Chelmon rostratus isolate fCheRos1 chromosome 13, fCheRos1.pri, whole genome shotgun sequence encodes these proteins:
- the LOC121616291 gene encoding mucin-21-like: protein NAGSTTTNAASTTTSGASSTMSNAGSTTTNAASTTTSSASSTTSNAGSTTSNAGSTTSNAGSTTSNAGSTTTNAASTTTSGASSTMSNAGSTTTNAASTMSSVTSSTTNSVSSTTTSGASSTTSGTSSTTNGAASTTTNSASSTTSNAGSTTKNAASTTTSAASSTTSNAGSTTSNAGSTTTNAASTTTSGASSTMSNAGSTTTNAASTMSSVTSSTTNRVSWTTTSGTSSITSNAGSTTTTSGASSITSNAGSTTTTSDAYSTTSNVRSTTTNAALTTTSSASSTTTNAASTTTSGASFTMSNCFLNDYQRRLLHHVKCSLYHNKCCLDDYQRRLLHHDKCCLYD from the exons AATGCTggctccaccacaacaaatgctgcctcGACGACTaccagcggcgcctcctccaccatgtcAAATGCTGGCTCCACCACGACAAATGCTGCCTCGACGACTACCAgcagcgcctcctccaccacgtcaaatgctggctccaccacgtcaaatgctggctccaccacgtcaaatgctggctccaccacgtcaaatgctggctccaccacaacaaatgctgcctcGACGACAACCAGCGGGGCCTCCTCCACCATGTCAAATGCTGGCTCCACCACGACAAATGCTGCCTCGACGATGAGCAGCGTCACCTCCTCGACCACAAATAGTGTTTCCTCGACGACTaccagcggcgcctcctccaccac CAGcggcacctcctccaccacaaatgGTGCTGCCTCGACGACTACTAACAGCGCCTCCTCAACCACGTCAAATGCTGGCTCCACCACGAAAAATGCTGCATCGACGACTACCAGcgccgcctcctccaccacgtcAAATGCTGGCTCCACCACGTCAAATGCTGGCTCCACCACGACAAATGCTGCCTCGACGACAaccagcggcgcctcctccaccatgtcAAATGCTGGCTCCACCACGACAAATGCTGCCTCGACGATGAGCAGCGTCACCTCCTCGACCACAAATCGTGTTTCCTGGACGACTACCAGCGGCACCTCCTCCATCACGTCAAATGCTGGCTCCACTACGACTaccagcggcgcctcctccaTCACGTCAAATGCTGGCTCCACTACGACTACCAGCGACGCCTACTCCACCACGTCAAATGTTcgctccaccacaacaaatgctgccttGACGACAACAAgcagcgcctcctccaccacgaCAAATGCTGCCTCGACGACTACCAGTGGTGCCTCTTTCACCATGTCAAAT TGTTTCCTCAACGACTaccagcggcgcctcctccaccacgtcAAATGTTCACTCTAccacaacaaatgctgccttGACGACTaccagcggcgcctcctccaccacgaCAAATGCTGCCTCTACGACTAG